In Scophthalmus maximus strain ysfricsl-2021 chromosome 5, ASM2237912v1, whole genome shotgun sequence, a single window of DNA contains:
- the LOC118310640 gene encoding E3 ubiquitin-protein ligase MARCHF6-like isoform X1 codes for MDTADEGDICRVCRSEGTQDKPLYHPCVCTGSIKFIHQECLLQWLKHSRKEYCELCKHRFAFTPIYSPDMPSRLPVQDIFSGLVTSVGTAIRYWFHYTLVAFAWLGVVPLTACRIYKCLFTGSVSSLLTLPLDMLSTQNLLADCLQGCFVVTCTLCAFISLVWLREQIVHGGPPQWLEQNQPPLVPNQPNGPAAPANDVPGGNAAVNVQVAADAAVAQHPAADGLAPADPHEDGNQEDEAELDDDEDEDGEEDEEEDEDGREEDAAGANNGGQEDLNWNALEWDRAAEELTWERMLGLDGSLVFLEHVFWVVSLNTLFILVFAFCPYHIGHFSVVGLGFEDHIKASHFDGLITTILGYILLAGALMICHVLASLVRFQRSRRLLGVCYIVVKVSLLVVMEIGLFPLICGWWLDICSLEMFDATLKDREQSFDSAPGTTMFLHWLVGMVYVFYFASFILLLREVLRPGVLWFLRNLNDPDFNPVQEMIHLPIYRHLRRFILSVVVFGSIVLLMLWLPIRIIKLLFPVFLPYNVMLYSDAPVSELSLELLLLQVVLPALLEQGHTRQWLKRLVHAWTFTAGYMLDLHSYLLGEHEDDDDDDNQPINNPPGRHNNNNRIPGLGEGLHAAHQAILQQGGPVGFQPYHRPVHFPLRIILLVVFMCVTLLLASFICLTLPVSVGRWLMSFWMGSAMVHELYTAASGLYVCWLSIRAATVMLSWMPQGRTVIMLKVQEWTLMILKTVVVAVQLAGVIPLLLGLLFELVIVAPLRVPLDQTPLFYPWQDWALGVLHAKIIAAITLMGPQWWLKTVIEQVYANGIRNIDLYFIMRRLAAPVICVLLLSLCVPYTISGGITPLLGVQPEMQTLVERRIYPFLLMVVSLLAILSFQIRQFKRLYEHIKNDKYLVGQRLVNYERKAGRGASAPSYSTSS; via the exons ATGGACACCGCCGACGAAG GAGACATCTGCCGGGTCTGTCGGTCGGAGGGGACCCAGGACAAGCCGCTCTACCACCCCTGTGTCTGCACCGGCAGCATCAAGTTTATCCATCAGGAATG CCTCCTGCAGTGGTTGAAACACAGCAGGAAAGAATACTGTGAATTATGCAAACACCGGTTTGCATTTACACCaa tctACTCTCCAGACATGCCCTCGCGCTTGCCTGTCCAGGATATCTTTTCGGGGCTTGTCACCAGTGTCGGAACTGCCATCAGATACTGGTTCCACTACACACTGGTGGCATTCGCCTGGCTAGGTGTGGTGCCTCTCACAGCAT GTCGTATCTACAAGTGTTTGTTTACTGGCTCTGTGAGCTCACTCCTTACCCTCCCGTTAGATATGCTTTCAAC ACAAAACCTGCTCGCAGACTGTCTCCAGGGTTGTTTTGTGGTCACGTGCACACTGTGTGCCTTCATCAGCCTGGTGTGGCTCAGGGAGCAGATTGTCCACGGCGGCCCCCCTCAGTGGTTGGAGCAGAATCAACCCCCTCTGGTTCCCAACCAGCCCAACGGCCCTGCTGCACCAGCCAATGAC GTACCGGGTGGAAACGCTGCAGTCAACGTCCAGGTGGCTGCAGATGCCGCTGTAGCACAGCATCCAGCGGCAGATGGACTGGCTCCTGCCGACCCACATGAAGACGGCAACCAGGAAGACGAGGCTGAACTTGACGATGACGAAGACGAAgatggggaggaagatgaggaggaggatgaggacggcaGGGAAGAGGATGCCGCTGGTGCCAATAATGGAGGACAAG AAGATTTGAACTGGAACGCTCTGGAGTGGGACCGTGCAGCAGAGGAGTTGACCTGGGAAAGG ATGCTGGGACTTGATGGCTCCCTAGTTTTCTTG GAGCATGTCTTCTGGGTGGTGTCTCTCAACACACTCTTCATCCTTGTCTTTG CTTTTTGTCCATATCACATCGGCCATTTCTCAGTGGTTGGACTGGGCTTTGAAGACCAT ATCAAAGCGTCACACTTTGATGGCCTCATCACCACCATACTGGGATACATCCTCCTGGCTGGAGCTCTCATGATTTGCCAC GTCCTGGCTTCATTAGTAAGGTTCCAGCGGTCCAGACGTCTCCTGGGTGTCTGCTACATCGTTGTCAAG GTGTCCCTGCTGGTTGTCATGGAGATAGGCTTGTTCCCACTGATTTGTGGTTGGTGGCTCGACATTTGCTCACTG GAGATGTTTGATGCCACTCTGAAGGACAGGGAGCAGAGTTTTGACTCTGCTCCTGGCACCACCATGTTCCTCCACTGGCTGGTCGGCATGGTCTACGTCTTCTACTTTGCCTCTTTCATCCTTCTGCTCAGAGAG GTGCTTCGGCCTGGTGTGCTGTGGTTCCTGAGGAACCTGAACGACCCAGACTTCAACCCAGTCCAAGAGATGATCCACCTGCCCATCTACAGACATCTCCGGAGGTTTATTCTCTCTGTG GTGGTGTTTGGTTCCATAGTTTTGCTGATGCTTTGGCTTCCTATCAGAATCATTAAGCTGCTCTTCCCAGTCTTCCTTCCCTACAATGTGATGCTTTACAG CGATGCCCCAGTTAGCGAGCTGTCAttagagctgctgctgcttcaagtTGTTCTGCCGGCACTGCTGGAGCAGGGTCACACTCGACAGTGGCTCAAACGGCTCGTCCACGCCTGGACTTTCACGGCCGGATACATGCT TGACCTCCACTCATACCTGCTCGGAGAAcacgaagacgacgacgacgatgacaaccaaccaatcaacaatCCTCCCGGTCgccataacaacaacaaccggaTCCCCGGCCTAGGGGAGGGGCTCCACGCTGCTCATCAGGCTATACTGCAGCAGGGCGGTCCCGTGGGTTTCCAGCCGTACCACCGGCCGGTCCACTTTCCCCTCAGG ATCATCCTGTTggttgttttcatgtgtgtgacGCTGCTCCTGGCTAGTTTCATCTGCCTTACACTGCCCG TGTCTGTGGGTCGCTGGCTGATGTCCTTCTGGATGGGCAGTGCCATGGTCCACGAGCTGTACACGGCAGCCAGTGGTCTCTACGTCTGCTGGCTGTCCATTCGAGCCGCCACAGTGATGCTGTCCTGGATGCCACAGGGACGAACCGTCATCATGCTCAAAGTCCAGGAGTGGACGCTCATG ATTCTGAAGACCGTTGTGGTGGCTGTGCAGTTAGCTGGAGTGATTCCTCTGCTCTTGGGTCTGCTGTTTGAGCTCGTCATTGTCGCTCCTCTCAGGGTCCCACTGGACCAGACGCCACTCTTCTATCCCTGGCAG GACTGGGCGCTTGGCGTGCTCCATGCTAAAATCATCGCCGCCATCACACTGATGGGCCCTCAGTGGTGGCTCAAAACTGTCATCGAACAG GTGTATGCTAACGGTATTCGCAACATCGACCTCTATTTCATCATGCGCCGGCTGGCTGCCCCAGTCATCTGCGTCCTActgctgtctctctgtgtgcccTACACCATCTCTGGAGGCATTACACCACTGCTTG gtgtgcAGCCAGAGATGCAGAcgctggtggagaggaggatctaTCCGTTCCTGCTGATGGTGGTGTCTCTGTTGGCCATCCTGTCCTTCCAGATACGGCAGTTCAAACGCTTATATGAGCACATCAAAAACGACAA ATACTTAGTTGGACAGAGACTGGTGAATTATGAACGCAAGGCGGGCAGGGGCGCGTCCGCCCCCTCCTACAGCACCTCCTCGTAG
- the LOC118310640 gene encoding E3 ubiquitin-protein ligase MARCHF6-like isoform X2: MPSRLPVQDIFSGLVTSVGTAIRYWFHYTLVAFAWLGVVPLTACRIYKCLFTGSVSSLLTLPLDMLSTQNLLADCLQGCFVVTCTLCAFISLVWLREQIVHGGPPQWLEQNQPPLVPNQPNGPAAPANDVPGGNAAVNVQVAADAAVAQHPAADGLAPADPHEDGNQEDEAELDDDEDEDGEEDEEEDEDGREEDAAGANNGGQEDLNWNALEWDRAAEELTWERMLGLDGSLVFLEHVFWVVSLNTLFILVFAFCPYHIGHFSVVGLGFEDHIKASHFDGLITTILGYILLAGALMICHVLASLVRFQRSRRLLGVCYIVVKVSLLVVMEIGLFPLICGWWLDICSLEMFDATLKDREQSFDSAPGTTMFLHWLVGMVYVFYFASFILLLREVLRPGVLWFLRNLNDPDFNPVQEMIHLPIYRHLRRFILSVVVFGSIVLLMLWLPIRIIKLLFPVFLPYNVMLYSDAPVSELSLELLLLQVVLPALLEQGHTRQWLKRLVHAWTFTAGYMLDLHSYLLGEHEDDDDDDNQPINNPPGRHNNNNRIPGLGEGLHAAHQAILQQGGPVGFQPYHRPVHFPLRIILLVVFMCVTLLLASFICLTLPVSVGRWLMSFWMGSAMVHELYTAASGLYVCWLSIRAATVMLSWMPQGRTVIMLKVQEWTLMILKTVVVAVQLAGVIPLLLGLLFELVIVAPLRVPLDQTPLFYPWQDWALGVLHAKIIAAITLMGPQWWLKTVIEQVYANGIRNIDLYFIMRRLAAPVICVLLLSLCVPYTISGGITPLLGVQPEMQTLVERRIYPFLLMVVSLLAILSFQIRQFKRLYEHIKNDKYLVGQRLVNYERKAGRGASAPSYSTSS, encoded by the exons ATGCCCTCGCGCTTGCCTGTCCAGGATATCTTTTCGGGGCTTGTCACCAGTGTCGGAACTGCCATCAGATACTGGTTCCACTACACACTGGTGGCATTCGCCTGGCTAGGTGTGGTGCCTCTCACAGCAT GTCGTATCTACAAGTGTTTGTTTACTGGCTCTGTGAGCTCACTCCTTACCCTCCCGTTAGATATGCTTTCAAC ACAAAACCTGCTCGCAGACTGTCTCCAGGGTTGTTTTGTGGTCACGTGCACACTGTGTGCCTTCATCAGCCTGGTGTGGCTCAGGGAGCAGATTGTCCACGGCGGCCCCCCTCAGTGGTTGGAGCAGAATCAACCCCCTCTGGTTCCCAACCAGCCCAACGGCCCTGCTGCACCAGCCAATGAC GTACCGGGTGGAAACGCTGCAGTCAACGTCCAGGTGGCTGCAGATGCCGCTGTAGCACAGCATCCAGCGGCAGATGGACTGGCTCCTGCCGACCCACATGAAGACGGCAACCAGGAAGACGAGGCTGAACTTGACGATGACGAAGACGAAgatggggaggaagatgaggaggaggatgaggacggcaGGGAAGAGGATGCCGCTGGTGCCAATAATGGAGGACAAG AAGATTTGAACTGGAACGCTCTGGAGTGGGACCGTGCAGCAGAGGAGTTGACCTGGGAAAGG ATGCTGGGACTTGATGGCTCCCTAGTTTTCTTG GAGCATGTCTTCTGGGTGGTGTCTCTCAACACACTCTTCATCCTTGTCTTTG CTTTTTGTCCATATCACATCGGCCATTTCTCAGTGGTTGGACTGGGCTTTGAAGACCAT ATCAAAGCGTCACACTTTGATGGCCTCATCACCACCATACTGGGATACATCCTCCTGGCTGGAGCTCTCATGATTTGCCAC GTCCTGGCTTCATTAGTAAGGTTCCAGCGGTCCAGACGTCTCCTGGGTGTCTGCTACATCGTTGTCAAG GTGTCCCTGCTGGTTGTCATGGAGATAGGCTTGTTCCCACTGATTTGTGGTTGGTGGCTCGACATTTGCTCACTG GAGATGTTTGATGCCACTCTGAAGGACAGGGAGCAGAGTTTTGACTCTGCTCCTGGCACCACCATGTTCCTCCACTGGCTGGTCGGCATGGTCTACGTCTTCTACTTTGCCTCTTTCATCCTTCTGCTCAGAGAG GTGCTTCGGCCTGGTGTGCTGTGGTTCCTGAGGAACCTGAACGACCCAGACTTCAACCCAGTCCAAGAGATGATCCACCTGCCCATCTACAGACATCTCCGGAGGTTTATTCTCTCTGTG GTGGTGTTTGGTTCCATAGTTTTGCTGATGCTTTGGCTTCCTATCAGAATCATTAAGCTGCTCTTCCCAGTCTTCCTTCCCTACAATGTGATGCTTTACAG CGATGCCCCAGTTAGCGAGCTGTCAttagagctgctgctgcttcaagtTGTTCTGCCGGCACTGCTGGAGCAGGGTCACACTCGACAGTGGCTCAAACGGCTCGTCCACGCCTGGACTTTCACGGCCGGATACATGCT TGACCTCCACTCATACCTGCTCGGAGAAcacgaagacgacgacgacgatgacaaccaaccaatcaacaatCCTCCCGGTCgccataacaacaacaaccggaTCCCCGGCCTAGGGGAGGGGCTCCACGCTGCTCATCAGGCTATACTGCAGCAGGGCGGTCCCGTGGGTTTCCAGCCGTACCACCGGCCGGTCCACTTTCCCCTCAGG ATCATCCTGTTggttgttttcatgtgtgtgacGCTGCTCCTGGCTAGTTTCATCTGCCTTACACTGCCCG TGTCTGTGGGTCGCTGGCTGATGTCCTTCTGGATGGGCAGTGCCATGGTCCACGAGCTGTACACGGCAGCCAGTGGTCTCTACGTCTGCTGGCTGTCCATTCGAGCCGCCACAGTGATGCTGTCCTGGATGCCACAGGGACGAACCGTCATCATGCTCAAAGTCCAGGAGTGGACGCTCATG ATTCTGAAGACCGTTGTGGTGGCTGTGCAGTTAGCTGGAGTGATTCCTCTGCTCTTGGGTCTGCTGTTTGAGCTCGTCATTGTCGCTCCTCTCAGGGTCCCACTGGACCAGACGCCACTCTTCTATCCCTGGCAG GACTGGGCGCTTGGCGTGCTCCATGCTAAAATCATCGCCGCCATCACACTGATGGGCCCTCAGTGGTGGCTCAAAACTGTCATCGAACAG GTGTATGCTAACGGTATTCGCAACATCGACCTCTATTTCATCATGCGCCGGCTGGCTGCCCCAGTCATCTGCGTCCTActgctgtctctctgtgtgcccTACACCATCTCTGGAGGCATTACACCACTGCTTG gtgtgcAGCCAGAGATGCAGAcgctggtggagaggaggatctaTCCGTTCCTGCTGATGGTGGTGTCTCTGTTGGCCATCCTGTCCTTCCAGATACGGCAGTTCAAACGCTTATATGAGCACATCAAAAACGACAA ATACTTAGTTGGACAGAGACTGGTGAATTATGAACGCAAGGCGGGCAGGGGCGCGTCCGCCCCCTCCTACAGCACCTCCTCGTAG